A genomic region of Raphanus sativus cultivar WK10039 chromosome 6, ASM80110v3, whole genome shotgun sequence contains the following coding sequences:
- the LOC108830858 gene encoding protein HAIKU1 — protein MDDQRNNDNHHHHLGVNKIGKNIRKDPSNQQNQQQNPQALFYNINKTDFRSIVQQLTGLGSAPTVNPPQSTNPPKPPNSRLVKVRPAPLIQVNHPPPPPPPPVQSDPIATETVQRNNQLNPAESPISAYMRYLIESSPVGNRPQLQNQNPVQPSTGLFPSHQTGPSPMLFQSPASQFVLSPPPRSPFPLLSPNFFAFSPRFIGGNESLPPPSPGFFFPLLSPLWKNQ, from the coding sequence ATGGATGATCAGAGAAATAAtgataatcatcatcatcatctaggTGTTAACAAGATTGGGAAAAACATCCGTAAAGATCCATCAAACCAGCAAAATCAACAACAGAATCCTCAAGCTTTGTTTTATAACATCAACAAAACTGATTTTAGATCCATTGTTCAACAGTTAACCGGACTCGGTTCAGCTCCTACAGTCAATCCTCCACAGTCAACAAACCCACCAAAACCTCCAAATTCAAGGTTGGTCAAAGTTAGACCGGCTCCTTTGATTCAAGTCAACCAccctccacctccacctccacctccgGTTCAATCAGATCCAATAGCCACTGAAACGGTTCAGCGTAATAACCAGTTAAACCCGGCAGAGTCTCCAATATCTGCTTATATGCGTTACCTAATCGAATCAAGCCCTGTTGGAAACCGACCTCAGCTACAAAACCAAAATCCGGTTCAGCCATCAACCGGTTTGTTTCCTTCACATCAAACCGGTCCTAGTCCAATGTTATTCCAGTCTCCAGCATCACAGTTTGTTTTGTCGCCGCCCCCTAGATCGCCGTTTCCGTTATTATCACCCAATTTCTTCGCGTTTTCACCGCGGTTTATAGGCGGTAACGAATCGCTACCACCGCCGTCACCAGGCTTTTTCTTCCCGTTGCTCAGTCCATTATGGAAAAATCAATAG
- the LOC108830863 gene encoding uncharacterized protein LOC108830863 — protein MSLNCLSCQALSRTDSNKQFDLSGPGPPPVESNHVLGKTYGADQVGGRNWSGNLNARISEKIGRSGSSLAQRMKKVKKTPHIRLSGPVGSSSGNGLLRTEQPKLVRSSGMRRNWSFENLRDQGLIEEKSKVNI, from the coding sequence ATGAGTCTAAATTGTCTATCATGTCAAGCTCTTTCACGTACGGATTCCAACAAGCAGTTTGATCTCTCTGGTCCCGGACCACCACCGGTTGAAAGTAACCATGTCTTAGGTAAAACATATGGTGCTGATCAGGTTGGTGGGAGAAATTGGTCAGGTAATTTGAATGCTAGAATCTCTGAGAAAATTGGAAGATCAGGATCATCTTTAGCGCAGAGAATGAAGAAGGTGAAAAAGACTCCTCACATTAGGCTAAGTGGTCCAGTTGGTTCAAGCTCTGGCAATGGACTGCTTCGAACCGAACAACCAAAGCTTGTGAGAAGTAGTGGAATGAGAAGGAATTGGAGTTTTGAGAATTTGAGAGATCAAGGGTTGATAGAAGAGAAGAGCAAGGTTAACATATGA
- the LOC108830862 gene encoding cysteine-rich repeat secretory protein 34-like, whose product MKSSYPLSKQFSFSILAIQFLIIHSVSSLNLTNDYLNHKCLINQGKYNFGSEFEQNLNQVFHHISTSAYNNVGFAHTTIGTTPQNSVTATLQCRGDSYGSKCRACVAIAIAEFLKRCPRNKGGIIWYDQCFLRVSMIKEEVPIKTNFKNIFSMHNPNNVRGDATLFAKRAIDFFYELTLKVRKTTNGGLSLIFYAAGKKKIGKNKLYAMVQCVGLTLDCKSCLIWSITTLFKNGEVKEGARVLGTNCDVRYELYPFLRS is encoded by the exons atgaaATCTTCATATCCTCTATCCAAACAATTTTCTTTCTCCATTTTGGCCATTCAATTTCTCATCATACATAGTGTTTCGTCACTGAACCTTACGAATGATTATCTCAACCACAAATGCCTCATTAATCAAGGGAAATATAACTTTGGAAGCGAGTTCGAACAAAACCTCAACCAAGTCTTCCATCACATTTCTACTAGTGCTTATAATAATGTCGGTTTCGCACACACAACTATTGGAACAACACCTCAAAATTCTGTTACCGCCACTCTTCAGTGCCGTGGTGACTCTTATGGTTCTAAATGTCGTGCATGCGTTGCTATCGCCATCGCGGAG TTTCTTAAGAGGTGTCCAAGGAACAAAGGTGGAATAATATGGTATGACCAATGTTTTCTCCGTGTTAGTATGATCAAAGAAGAAGTTCCAATCAAGACTAATTTCAAGAATATTTTTTCAATGCACAACCCAAATAATGTGAGAGGGGATGCAACATTGTTCGCCAAAAGGGCGATTGATTTTTTCTATGAGCTAACACTCAAAGTCAGGAAAACCACCAATGGCGGCCTCAGCCTCATATTTTACGCGGCAGGGAAAAAGAAAATAGggaaaaataaattgtatgCAATGGTGCAGTGTGTAGGACTAACATTAGATTGTAAAAGTTGTTTGATATGGAGTATCACTACCCTTTTCAAGAACGGGGAAGTTAAAGAAGGAGCGAGAGTTTTAGGTACCAACTGTGATGTAAGGTATGAGCTATATCCTTTTCTTAGAAGTTAA
- the LOC108830856 gene encoding ubiquitin carboxyl-terminal hydrolase 21, whose amino-acid sequence MDSIPPSSLQILSQILPLFAIFLLNFETFTNFWSQFRKFLLQLSPSNPSPPKQNPTFFSSSSSTLLAFFRKFNLALLSMDSSDPPPPSPKIENPIKTLDDESSPTAPIRALVAHSLALSSPIRQIQHESPSDKTPSSADNEYRPSQIPSDDNDKSYIPSFEYLSDDDDHKMEPPEPFSWSYLKNEPTGVGAGLYNSGNTCFIASVLQCFTHTVPLLDALRSYKYQDPCYCGNESFCVLKSLRDHIELALRSSGYDLQIHRFRDNINYFSPDFQINNQEDAHEFLQSFLDKLERCSLNLTSRNTPGAVVSSQGVNIVDNVFGGRLVSKLRCCNCNSFSEIFEPSVGWSLEIDDVEDLSSALESFTCVEKLEDQLTCDDCKEKVSKEKQLKFDKLPLVATFHLKRFKNDGVYMEKIFKDVKFPLELDMLPYMSSNENPEVSTKYYLYAMVEHLGSGVHFGHYSSYVRSAPGTWHHFDDAKVRRISEECVLSKTAYMLFYAREGTPWFSTAFEELKTLYEATPISFSPTSVLETTCREESNANKAFNGSVGVSIPGGSYSDYRCDEAQDEVFHSAEPISYDTSFAFESPPKADESGRPFAETSHQEEVTLYPAGKRATTIDASEVKIQEQDPSPKRKAAERATTGEEAYLPKPKIQKPNSFAKRQGTFQIQREHLQNNKKEGTPQTKPIRSTVTTASVADPKEKEHAIQYLRNTPSSRSRMLAAAIGVEVKKKNISNIRRSNLHRNLSERPSN is encoded by the exons ATGGACTCAATCCCACCTTCTTCCCTCCAAATCCTTTCCCAAATCCTCCCCCTTTTCGCTATCTTCCTCCTAAATTTCGAAACCTTCACCAATTTTTGGAGCCAATTTCGAAAATTTCTCCTTCAATTATCACCTTCGAATCCATCTCCCCCAAAACAAAACCCtaccttcttctcctcctcctcatccacTCTCCTCGCTTTCTTCAGAAAATTCAATCTAGCTTTATTGTCAATGGACTCGAGTGATCCACCACCACCGTCTCCTAAAATCGAAAACCCAATCAAAACCCTAGACGACGAGTCTTCCCCCACCGCTCCGATCCGAGCCCTCGTTGCTCACTCCCTCGCTCTCTCCTCACCAATTCGCCAGATCCAACACGAATCTCCCTCTGATAAAACCCCTTCTTCAGCCGATAACGAGTACAGACCTTCTCAGATTCCCTCTGACGACAACGACAAGAGTTACATCCCCAGTTTCGAATATCTCAGCGACGACGACGATCACAAGATGGAGCCTCCAGAGCCCTTCTCATGGTCGTATCTGAAGAACGAACCCACTGGTGTT gGCGCTGGTTTGTATAACTCAGGCAACACTTGTTTCATAGCTTCTGTCTTACAGTGCTTCACTCATACTGTGCCTCTTCTTGACGCTCTTCGCTCTTACAAGTATCAAGATCCTTGCTACT gtggAAATGAGAGTTTCTGTGTTTTGAAGTCTCTCAGAGATCATATTGAGCTTGCTTTAAGGTCTTCTGGATATGATCTACAGATCCATCGGTTTCGTGATAACATTAATT ATTTCTCTCCTGACTTCCAGATTAACAACCAAGAAGACGCTCATGAGTTTCTACAGTCCTTTTTGGATAAGTTAGAGAGATGTTCTCTGAATCTCACTAGTAGAAATACGCCTGGAGCTGTTGTCTCTTCTCAAGGTGTTAACATCGTTGACAATGTCTTTGGTGGACGTCTCGTTAGTAAG CTTCGTTGCTGCAACTGCAACTCCTTTTCAGAGATATTTGAACCGTCTGTAGGATGGAGTCTTGAGATTGACGATGTGGAAGATCTTTCAAGCGCTCTAGAGTCTTTCACATGTGTTGAAAAACTGGAGGACCAGCTTACGTGTGATGACTGTAAAGAGAAAGTCTCAAAGGAGAAGCAACTTAAGTTCGATAAGCTGCCTCTTGTTGCCACGTTCCATTTGAAGAGGTTTAAGAACGATGGAGTCTATATGGAGAAGATCTTCAAGGATGTCAAGTTCCCTTTGGAGTTGGATATGCTTCCTTACATGAGCAGTAACGAAAATCCTGAA gTTTCGACAAAGTACTATCTCTATGCCATGGTGGAGCATCTCGGGAGTGGAGTACATTTTGGCCATTACTCATCTTATGTGAGATCTGCTCCTGGGACATGGCACCATTTTGATGACGCAAAG GTAAGGAGAATCAGTGAAGAATGTGTTCTATCAAAGACCGCTTATATGTTGTTCTACGCAAGAGAAGGAACTCCTTGGTTCTCTACTGCTTTTGAAGAGCTGAAGACGTTATATGAAGCTACTCCGATAAGTTTCTCGCCCACGTCGGTGCTTGAGACCACCTGTAGAGAGGAGAGTAATGCCAACAAAGCATTTAATGGCTCGGTGGGAGTATCGATCCCGGGTGGAAGTTACTCAGATTACCGTTGTGATGAGGCACAAGATGAAGTGTTTCATTCAGCGGAGCCTATCAGTTACGACACATCTTTTGCCTTTGAGTCACCACCAAAGGCTGATGAATCTGGGAGACCGTTTGCTGAGACCTCTCACCAAGAAGAGGTTACTCTGTATCCAGCTGGCAAGAGAGCTACTACCATTGACGCTTCTGAGGTCAAGATTCAAGAGCAAGACCCATCTCCAAAACGAAAAG CTGCTGAGAGAGCTACCACTGGTGAAGAAGCTTATCTGCCTAAGCCCAAGATTCAAAAACCAAATTCTTTTGCAAAACGCCAAG GAACATTTCAGATTCAACGTGAGCATTTGCAAAACAATAAGAAAGAAGGAACTCCCCAAACAAAGCCGATTAGAAGCACTGTTACCACTGCTTCTGTTGCAGATCCGAAGGAGAAAGAACATGCTATTCAATATCTCAGGAACACGCCTTCATCCCGCTCTCGAATGCTGGCTGCAGCTATAGGTGTTGAggtcaagaagaagaatatcTCTAACATCAGAAGATCAAATCTTCACAGGAATCTCTCTGAACGGCCATCAAATTGA
- the LOC108830861 gene encoding protein RGF1 INDUCIBLE TRANSCRIPTION FACTOR 1 has translation MAIEDHKNPNQDIMPKSRRIRGVGGTEEEENQWPPWLKPLLKEQFFVQCNVHGDSSKNECNMYCLDCTNGGSLCPLCLEHHKDHRTIQIRRSSYHDVIRVNEIQMQLDITSVQTYVINSAKVVFLNERPQLGRVKVTNACDVCSRGLIDDCFCFCSLGCKVAGTSRSFEKVVKQTPTELESSNNSSGVEDSIPSPKSLTLSIPQVPTSTSLRKRLRKGIPYRSPLQ, from the exons ATGGCGATTGAAGACCACAAGAACCCAAATCAAGACATCATGCCTAAGAGCAGAAGAATCAGA GGTGTTGGTggaacagaggaagaagagaatcaaTGGCCTCCATGGCTGAAACCGTTACTGAAAGAACAATTCTTTGTTCAATGCAACGTTCATGGAGACTCATCTAAAAACGAATGCAACATGTATTGTTTGGACTGCACTAATGGCGGCTCCCTTTGCCCTCTCTGTCTTGAACACCACAAGGATCATCGTACCATCCAG ATAAGGAGATCGTCGTATCACGATGTGATAAGGGTCAACGAGATTCAGATGCAGTTAGATATAACGAGCGTTCAGACGTATGTGATCAACAGCGCAAAGGTTGTGTTTTTGAATGAAAGGCCTCAGCTTGGGCGCGTTAAAGTTACTAATGCCTGCGATGTCTGTTCTCGTGGCCTTATTGACGATTGCTTTTGCTTCTGCTCTCTTGGCTGCAAG GTAGCAGGAACTTCTAGAAGCTTTGAGAAGGTAGTGAAACAGACGCCAACGGAATTAGAGAGTTCAAACAACAGTTCAGGAGTAGAGGATAGCATTCCAAGTCCCAAGAGTTTAACCCTATCAATACCTCAAGTTCCTACTTCTACTTCTTTGAGAAAAAGACTGAGAAAGGGAATACCTTACCGGTCCCCACTGCAGTGA
- the LOC108830867 gene encoding protein TORNADO 2-like — translation MPLSNIVIGCINIISVLLSIPIIGAGIWLTTGPVNSCVMLLQWPVIILGILILLVGLAGFIGGFWRITWLLVVYLIAMLALIVLLGVLVGFIYMVTLRGSGRTQPSRAYLEYSLEDFSGFLRRRVESSYKWEKIRSCLSTTSICPDLNQRFTLAQDFFNAYLSPIQSGCCKPPTKCGYTFVNPTYWISPIALYIDIDCLQWSNDQNTLCYSCDTCKAGLLANLKIDWVKADIFLLMALIGLIIVYIIGCCALRNAKTEDIFRKYKQSYT, via the exons atgCCTTTGAGCAACATTGTAATCGGTTGCATAAACATCATCTCCGTCCTCCTCTCAATTCCGATCATCGGCGCCGGAATCTGGCTCACCACCGGACCAGTAAACTCCTGCGTCATGCTTCTTCAATGGCCAGTAATAATCCTCGGAATCTTGATACTTCTTGTGGGTCTCGCTGGTTTCATAGGAGGGTTCTGGAGGATCACTTGGCTTCTCGTTGTTTACTTAATCGCCATGCTTGCTCTCATCGTACTTCTAGGTGTTCTTGTCGGATTTATTTACATGGTTACCCTTAGAGGCTCCGGTCGTACACAACCAAGCAGAGCTTATCTTGAGTATAGTCTTGAAGATTTCTCTGGTTTCTTACGTCGACGAGTTGAAAGTTCTTATAAATGGGAAAAGATTCGTAGTTGTTTGAGTACTACTAGTATTTGTCCCGACTTAAACCAGAGATTCACTTTGGCTCAAGATTTCTTCAATGCTTACCTTAGTCCCATTCAA TCTGGTTGCTGCAAGCCTCCAACAAAATGTGGCTACACGTTTGTGAACCCTACATACTGGATAAGTCCCATAGCATTGTATATAGATATAGATTGTTTACAATGGAGCAATGATCAAAACACTTTGTGCTACAGTTGCGATACTTGCAAAGCTGGTTTACTCGCAAATCTCAAGATAGATTGGGTAAAAGCAGATATTTTTCTCCTTATGGCGCTTATTGGGTTGATAATCGTTTATATAATCGGTTGTTGTGCATTACGAAACGCGAAAACTGAAGATATTTTCAGAAAGTATAAGCAGAGTTATACATGA
- the LOC108830864 gene encoding NADPH-dependent aldehyde reductase 1, chloroplastic — protein MNGLCQLVSSSRVLSSNFRFSFYQFANKTHRSFLPHKVKTNRKLSQLVWVRAMASERQKQGGVQPGKEHVMDPTPQFSSSDYKPSNKLRGKVALITGGDSGIGRAVSCCFSLEGATVAFTYVKGKEEKDAKETLQMLKDAKTSEAKDPIAIPTDLGFDKNCKMVVDDVVNAFGRIDVLINNAAEQYESSSIEQIDEARLERVFRTNIFSYFFLTRHALKHMKEGSSIINITSVNAYKGNASLLDYTATKGAIVAFTRGLALQLAEKGIRVNGVAPGPIWTPLIPASFNEEKIKNFGSEVPMKRAGQPIEVAPSYVFLACNHCSSYFTGQVLHPNGGAVVNA, from the exons ATGAACGGGTTGTGTCAACTAGTCTCTTCGTCAAGGGTCTTATCATCGAACTTCAGATTTTCCTTTTATCAATTTGCGAACAAAACGCATAGATCTTTCCTACCTCACAAGgtaaaaacaaatagaaaactATCTCAACTTGTGTGGGTAAGAGCGATGGCGTCTGAAAGGCAAAAACAAGGAGGAGTACAACCTGGCAAAGAGCACGTCATGGACCCAACTCCACAATTCTCTAGCTCAGACTACAAACCCTCCAACAAGCTTCGT GGAAAAGTGGCGTTGATTACAGGAGGAGACTCTGGGATTGGTAGAGCCGTGAGTTGCTGTTTTTCACTGGAAGGTGCCACAGTGGCTTTCACTTATGTGAAGGGGAAGGAGGAAAAAGACGCGAAGGAGACGCTTCAAATGTTGAAGGATGCAAAAACATCGGAGGCTAAGGATCCGATAGCTATTCCAACGGATTTAGGATTCGATAAGAACTGCAAGATGGTCGTTGACGATGTCGTTAATGCGTTTGGACGCATTGATGTCTTGATCAATAACGCAGCAGAGCAGTATGAGAGCAGCTCGATCGAACAGATTGATGAGGCTAGACTGGAACGTGTTTTCCGCACAAACATTTTCTCTTACTTCTTCCTCACTAG GCATGCGTTGAAGCACATGAAGGAAGGAAGCagcataattaatataacatcCGTGAACGCTTACAAGGGAAACGCATCGCTTCTCGATTACACCGCTACGAAAGGAGCGATTGTGGCGTTTACTCGTGGGCTCGCACTTCAGCTCGCTGAGAAAGGCATTCGTGTGAATGGTGTGGCACCTGGTCCGATATGGACTCCCCTTATCCCAGCCTCATTTAATGAGGAGAAAATCAAGAATTTTGGGTCTGAGGTCCCGATGAAACGAGCCGGCCAGCCTATTGAGGTGGCACCTTCCTATGTTTTCTTGGCTTGTAATCATTGTTCATCTTACTTCACCGGTCAAGTTCTTCACCCTAACg GAGGAGCGGTTGTCAATGCCTAA
- the LOC108839315 gene encoding pentatricopeptide repeat-containing protein At5g46680 produces MVGGLTKFPKISTKLLNISIDSLCKSRNLHKAESLLTDGIRLGVLPNVITYNTLLNGYSRLVGIDEAYAVTHRMREAGLKPDVSTYNSLISGAAKRLSLTRAHHLFDEMLRSGLSPDMLSYNTLMSLYFKLGRHGDAFRVLNEDLHMAGLSPGVDTYNILLDALCKSGYIDNAVELFKNIKSRFKPELMTYNILINGLCKSRRVSSANWMLRELEEAGYTPNAVTYTTMLKMYFKTRMVEKGLKLFLKMKKEGYTFDGYASCSVVSALIKTGRAEEAYQCMHELVRSGRRSGDIVSYNTLLNLYFKDGNLDAVDDLLEEIESKGLKPDDYTHTIIVNGLLSIGHTGGAEKHLACLGDMGMQPSVVTCNCLIDGLCKAGHVDRAMRLFASMEIRDEFTYTSVVHNLCKDGRLVCASKLLLLCYNKGMKIPSSARRAVLSGLRMTVSYQAARMTDHKIKAAIKCNALTDT; encoded by the coding sequence ATGGTCGGTGGATTaacaaaatttccaaaaatctCAACAAAGCTACTAAACATATCCATCGACTCCCTCTGCAAATCCCGAAACCTGCACAAAGCCGAATCGCTACTCACAGACGGAATCAGACTAGGCGTCCTCCCCAACGTCATCACTTACAACACCTTACTCAACGGCTACTCCCGCCTCGTCGGCATCGACGAAGCCTACGCCGTCACCCACCGTATGAGAGAAGCCGGCCTCAAACCCGACGTATCCACCTACAACTCCCTCATCTCCGGAGCCGCGAAACGCCTCTCTCTAACCCGCGCACACCACCTGTTCGACGAAATGCTCCGCTCGGGTCTGTCTCCGGATATGCTGAGCTACAACACTCTCATGTCTCTCTACTTCAAGCTAGGGAGACACGGAGACGCGTTTCGTGTTCTTAACGAGGATCTTCATATGGCCGGGCTGTCTCCTGGTGTTGACACTTACAACATTCTCCTCGACGCGCTCTGCAAGAGCGGGTATATAGATAACGCCGTTGAgctctttaaaaatataaagagcCGGTTTAAACCCGAGCTGATGACTTACAACATTCTCATCAACGGTCTTTGCAAATCGAGGAGAGTTAGTTCTGCGAACTGGATGCTGAGGGAGCTCGAGGAAGCGGGGTACACTCCTAACGCTGTTACGTACACGACGATgcttaaaatgtattttaagaCGAGGATGGTTGAAAAGGGGCTGAAGCTGTTcttgaagatgaagaaagaagGGTATACGTTCGACGGTTACGCGAGTTGTTCGGTTGTTAGTGCTTTGATTAAGACAGGGAGAGCAGAGGAGGCGTATCAGTGTATGCACGAGCTGGTGAGAAGCGGGAGAAGGAGTGGGGACATTGTTTCTTACAACACTTTGttgaatttgtattttaaagATGGGAACTTGGATGCAGTGGATGATCTGTTAGAGGAGATAGAGAGTAAAGGGTTGAAGCCTGATGATTACACGCATACGATTATAGTCAATGGTTTGTTGAGTATAGGACATACGGGAGGAGCTGAGAAGCATTTGGCTTGTTTGGGAGATATGGGGATGCAGCCGAGTGTTGTCACTTGTAACTGTTTGATCGATGGGTTGTGCAAAGCGGGTCATGTAGACCGTGCGATGAGGTTGTTTGCGTCGATGGAGATTAGAGATGAGTTTACTTACACTTCTGTTGTGCATAATCTATGCAAAGATGGGCGGCTTGTGTGCGCTTCGAAGCTGCTCTTGTTGTGTTATAATAAAGGAATGAAGATTCCGTCGTCGGCAAGACGAGCTGTGTTGTCGGGTTTGCGGATGACGGTATCTTACCAGGCAGCGAGGATGACAGATCACAAAATCAAAGCTGCTATTAAGTGCAATGCACTAACGGATACTTAA
- the LOC108806481 gene encoding AP-2 complex subunit mu isoform X1, with protein MPVAASAIYFLNLRGDVLINRTYRDDVGGNMVDAFRTHIMQTKELGNCPVRQIGGCSFVYMRISNVYIVIVVSSNANVACGFKFVVEAVALFKSYFGGAFDEDAIRNNFVLIYELLDEIMDFGYPQNLSPEILKLYITQEGVRSPFSSKPKDKPVPNATLQVTGAVGWRREGLSYKKNEVFLDIVESVNLLMSSKGNVLRCDVTGKVLMKCFLSGMPDLKLGLNDKLGLEKESEMKSRPAKSGKTIELDDVTFHQCVNLTRFNSEKTVSFVPPDGEFELMKYRITEGVNLPFRVLPTIKELGRTRMEVNVKVKSVFGAKMFALGVVVKIPVPKQTAKTNFQVTSGRAKYNPSIDCLVWKIRKFPGQTESTLSAEIELISTMGEKKSWTRPPIQMEFQVPMFTASGLRVRFLKVWEKSGYNTVEWVRYITKAGSYEIRC; from the exons ATGCCGGTGGCAGCTTCCGCCATCTACTTTCTAAATCTCCGTGGCGATGTACTCATCAACCGCACTTACCGAGACGACGTCGG AGGAAACATGGTGGACGCGTTTCGAACGCATATAATGCAAACCAAGGAGCTAGGGAACTGCCCCGTGCGTCAGATCGGTGGCTGCTCCTTCGTCTATATGCGAATCAGCAATGTCTACATTGTAATTGTTGTCAGTAGCAATGCTAATGTAGCTTGTGGATTCAAATTCGTCGTTGAG GCTGTTGCTTTGTTCAAATCCTACTTTGGTGGAGCTTTTGATGAAGACGCTATTAGGAATAACTTTGTTCTCATTTATGAATTGTTGGACG AGATTATGGACTTTGGATATCCACAGAATCTCTCTCCTGAAATTTTGAAGCTTTATATTACACAGGAAGGTGTACGCTCACCATTCTCATCCAAG CCCAAGGACAAACCTGTTCCAAATGCAACGTTACAAGTAACGGGTGCTGTTGGGTGGAGAAGAGAGGGTCTTTCTTATAAAAAGAACGAG GTGTTTCTGGATATTGTTGAAAGCGTAAACCTTTTGATGTCCTCTAAAG GTAATGTTCTTCGTTGTGATGTGACGGGGAAAGTTCTAATGAAATGTTTCCTTTCGGGAATGCCTGATTTGAAGTTGGGATTGAATGATAAACTTGGGCTTGAGAAGGAATCGGAAATGAAATCTCGTCCAGCTAAGAG TGGCAAAACCATTGAGCTTGATGATGTCACATTTCACCAGTGTGTGAACCTGACAAGATTCAACTCCGAGAAGACCGTTAGCTTTGTACCTCCGGATGGTGAATTTGAACTGATGAA GTATCGAATAACAGAGGGTGTGAATCTGCCTTTCCGCGTATTACCAACAATCAAAGAGCTTGGTCGTACACGCATGGAAGTAAATGTCAAG GTGAAAAGTGTGTTTGGTGCTAAAATGTTTGCCCTCGGCGTCGTAGTTAAAATTCCAGTGCCAAAACAAACAGCAAAGACTAACTTCCAAGTGACATCTGGTCGCGCTAAGTACAATCCATCAATTGATTGCTTGGTTTGGAA GATAAGAAAATTTCCAGGACAAACAGAGTCCACACTAAGTGCAGAGATTGAGTTGATTTCAACAATGGGAGAAAAGAAATCTTGGACAAGGCCACCAATCCAAATGGAGTTTCAG gtGCCAATGTTCACAGCATCTGGTTTGCGAGTTCGTTTCCTCAAG GTGTGGGAGAAGAGCGGTTACAACACGGTCGAGTGGGTTAGATACATAACCAAAGCGGGATCTTATGAGATCAGATGCTGA
- the LOC108806481 gene encoding AP-2 complex subunit mu isoform X2 gives MPVAASAIYFLNLRGDVLINRTYRDDVGGNMVDAFRTHIMQTKELGNCPVRQIGGCSFVYMRISNVYIVIVVSSNANVACGFKFVVEAVALFKSYFGGAFDEDAIRNNFVLIYELLDEIMDFGYPQNLSPEILKLYITQEGVRSPFSSKPKDKPVPNATLQVTGAVGWRREGLSYKKNEVFLDIVESVNLLMSSKGNVLRCDVTGKVLMKCFLSGMPDLKLGLNDKLGLEKESEMKSRPAKSGKTIELDDVTFHQCVNLTRFNSEKTVSFVPPDGEFELMKYRITEGVNLPFRVLPTIKELGRTRMEVNVKVKSVFGAKMFALGVVVKIPVPKQTAKTNFQVTSGRAKYNPSIDCLVWKIRKFPGQTESTLSAEIELISTMGEKKSWTRPPIQMEFQVPMFTASGLRVRFLKVRL, from the exons ATGCCGGTGGCAGCTTCCGCCATCTACTTTCTAAATCTCCGTGGCGATGTACTCATCAACCGCACTTACCGAGACGACGTCGG AGGAAACATGGTGGACGCGTTTCGAACGCATATAATGCAAACCAAGGAGCTAGGGAACTGCCCCGTGCGTCAGATCGGTGGCTGCTCCTTCGTCTATATGCGAATCAGCAATGTCTACATTGTAATTGTTGTCAGTAGCAATGCTAATGTAGCTTGTGGATTCAAATTCGTCGTTGAG GCTGTTGCTTTGTTCAAATCCTACTTTGGTGGAGCTTTTGATGAAGACGCTATTAGGAATAACTTTGTTCTCATTTATGAATTGTTGGACG AGATTATGGACTTTGGATATCCACAGAATCTCTCTCCTGAAATTTTGAAGCTTTATATTACACAGGAAGGTGTACGCTCACCATTCTCATCCAAG CCCAAGGACAAACCTGTTCCAAATGCAACGTTACAAGTAACGGGTGCTGTTGGGTGGAGAAGAGAGGGTCTTTCTTATAAAAAGAACGAG GTGTTTCTGGATATTGTTGAAAGCGTAAACCTTTTGATGTCCTCTAAAG GTAATGTTCTTCGTTGTGATGTGACGGGGAAAGTTCTAATGAAATGTTTCCTTTCGGGAATGCCTGATTTGAAGTTGGGATTGAATGATAAACTTGGGCTTGAGAAGGAATCGGAAATGAAATCTCGTCCAGCTAAGAG TGGCAAAACCATTGAGCTTGATGATGTCACATTTCACCAGTGTGTGAACCTGACAAGATTCAACTCCGAGAAGACCGTTAGCTTTGTACCTCCGGATGGTGAATTTGAACTGATGAA GTATCGAATAACAGAGGGTGTGAATCTGCCTTTCCGCGTATTACCAACAATCAAAGAGCTTGGTCGTACACGCATGGAAGTAAATGTCAAG GTGAAAAGTGTGTTTGGTGCTAAAATGTTTGCCCTCGGCGTCGTAGTTAAAATTCCAGTGCCAAAACAAACAGCAAAGACTAACTTCCAAGTGACATCTGGTCGCGCTAAGTACAATCCATCAATTGATTGCTTGGTTTGGAA GATAAGAAAATTTCCAGGACAAACAGAGTCCACACTAAGTGCAGAGATTGAGTTGATTTCAACAATGGGAGAAAAGAAATCTTGGACAAGGCCACCAATCCAAATGGAGTTTCAG gtGCCAATGTTCACAGCATCTGGTTTGCGAGTTCGTTTCCTCAAGGTACGTCTTTGA